Below is a window of Cydia amplana chromosome 3, ilCydAmpl1.1, whole genome shotgun sequence DNA.
gtagcagtGTCACACCgatgtactggccccattcatgccccattcttattgcacATAATGCTGGACTTGCGAGCAAAGCGGCTCTGTTGCAACGGCCGCAGCGTCAGAGCCGCTGCGTCAGTGTCGCAGCGGTAACTGACGCAGATACACTTCCGAGCGGCGCGACTCCGGCGACAGTCGCAGCTGTTATTCCATACGGTGCAGACATGTTGATATAGGACGAACCGATCAATTATGAAAATATGATTAGAAGAAGAGGAGGATGACGATCTTTTACTTCGTTTCTATTATAGTATGGAGCGAAGCCTACCCAACTCAATTTTCATAGGTCGAAAAGATGAAGGCACTAGcatattgattaaaaaaaactatttaaacgagaacaataaataattcagGAGTTTttgtcagttattttatcaaTGGTACACCAAGAACTTGCGCCAAAACTTCAAGACACTACGTGCGATAGTAGCGACTGCGTGACAGTGCTTGtgcagaccagggatgttgcgaatatccgcatccgcatccgcaaccgcggaacttccgcattattttcaacatccgcatccgcatccgcatccgcataaaatcgatgcggaatcgatggaacaggtcggtaccggaacgtcttagcatcggcgtaagtgctagactgctacgtaatttagtcattaaccaaaaaacctattagaaatgagcagtcaagcgtgagtgggacttaatgtacggaacccttggaacgcgagtccgactcgcacttggccggttttttgaaataaaaattactaaaatgtaatatttgacgttttttatgttactatcttgacatccgcatccgcgtccgcggatgtcaataaatcggcatccgcaacatccctggtgcagACATAGCAAGGCCGCGGCCCGGCCGCTATCGCCGAGCGATACTGACGCGGCGGCACTGCCGCTGCGACAGTGCCGCTGCGCTCGGAAGTAAGTCCATACATTTCCATACTGCATAATAGGTACTATATATCGCTCTGTCGCCGCGTCAGTGTCGCTGCGTTAGTGACGCCGGAGCCGCTTTGCTCGGAAGTCTAAGTACcttaaggccagtcctgagataaaCACCAATGCGTTAAATGAATTATTAtgaccctagtgtaaatttcattcgatagcgtgacggctGCGTGACGGACGTACGCGTTTAacttaagtctcattttgtataggattttgaacAGGGCGCCAAGCGGgaagttttggaaactcaaacgCCACTTTGCCactttaatttctacaatttcttgtcagaCTGTAGTATTAGGACCACTCCACACTAAcatctcccgagcgtcggcgttcagccaactctatggctgctgctcgtcGCAACTGCTCGTCGaagtcattttccatagcgctgactagacgctgacgctcaaaagatgcttggagcgagacacagcgatcggacctttcgttcccacctatggttttcgccttagccgaagccagtcgcgcaatgtcgtggccagaccATAAATGCCTTGCTTTTGGGATTAGTCTTAACTCCTATGGCTTGCACCACATCCCAGTTCCAGTTACAACCGTAACAAGCAGTTAACCACCCCCCTctccccctttttagggttccgtagccaaatggcaaaaaacggaacccttatagattcgtcatgtctgtctgtctgtctgtctgtccgtctgtccgtctgtccgtctgtccgtctgtctgtccgtccgtatgtcacagccacttttctccgaaactataagaactatactgttgaaacttggtaagtagatgtattctgtgaaccgcattaagattttcacacaaaaatagaaaaaaaaaacaataattttttggggttccccatactttgaactgaaactcaaaaatttttttttcatcaaacccatacgtgtggggtatctatggataggtcttcaaaaatgatattgaggtttctaatatcatttttttctaaaccgcgagagacacttccaaagtggtaaaatgtgtgtgtccccccctgtaacttctaaaataagagaatgataaaactaaaaaaaatatatgatgtacattaccatgtaaacttccaccgaaaattggtttgaacgagatctagtaagtagttttttttaatacgtcataaatcgcctaaatacggaacccttcatgggcgagtccgactcgcacttggccgctttttgtttattCTCATTGCTTTGGTTGGGTTCACGAGTCAACCAGTGTGACGTGACCGATACGATTATGATaatcaacgccatctagtgatGATTAACGTCAAAGAATGGGTGCTAGACAACGAACTAGAATTACTATAAACAGAAGGCTGACTTGAGCTCAAAAACTATTCCACGTGTTACTGCGCGCAGTTCAAATACTGTTGTATATGCTGCGCAAGATCTTTGACATAGGTGTAAGTAAAGGGCTTTACAATTGGCGCAAGTAGATTTTAGCGGCCTGTGGcggccattttattttgttttagtgACATCTGTCAAatcatttgtttattattcaattATGTCAAATCACCATGGCGAGTTACACGATTGAACAGCACGTTTAAATGATAAAACTTTCTTATCAAAATGAATTTGTGATTTTACGGCGTGGTGGCCCTTTACAGTTGACACATAAACATGCCACTGTAAAAAGCCGAGGCGGGCATTTGCACGATGTCATATTCCACACCTAATGCCACATACAGCCCTTTCAAATAAATTTACCTACTATCTACTTAAATGTCACGTATTTTTGGGTACCTAACCTTTTAAGTAATATTGGTTTACATGAGTTTCCGATTCGCCTCAATTAGCTAAGCGATCGCCATAACGGCCGTAAACGGAATCCTAAGGCCGTTTCAGCCGTAATTGCTCGCTACTAATGTTTGTAGATTAAACGAGCCGAGATTGtcgcatttttatttaatgtccAATAAAATTGAGAACTACCTAATACCGTTGTTGTATGGGGAATTGGCGAATAGtccaattatttaaaatttacgaTGTAGGCTTAGTTTCCCCTATGGTTTGAGGGTCAAATGCCAGTCACTTTTGCAATAACTAGTGCCTacgattcttgggattagttgccgagCGGAGCCCAAGCTTCGGTAGAAACTGGGGCAACGCCATCGCTATTAAATTGGAGCAATATTTTTATACCTGAATGCAATATGCGTTTAATAACCACAGTTTTAATATTCGCACGAAATAAATTGACGttcaggtacagtcagcatgttCGCAATTAATAAAATGTACGCAATCGGGCGGATCCATTAATTGCAGTTGAGTGTACCTCTTCAATCAAAAATAATGGCCGAGTTTCATATTGTTTTTGAATGGCGTTGCGAAATAAAAtggaggtacagtcagcagcagaagttgctaagcgggcgaggtgttcaaaattacctagaCGCGCTCTTAATATTCTCTTAATAACctatttgagatttcttataaaataaatgctactttttttcgTTAGGATCAATATTAAAGGGAGAATATTAATTCGAAAGTCCCCTTTTTTagtatttcgtaaataactcgtaaacgatagccaatagcaaaaaatgttttataacattaataattaacaaaaaaatttttacaAAAAGGTTATCCAATCTTTTtctctaggatcaatatttaaaccaGGCTTGTCAGGCGTATACCCTTTCCccctttatatattttttttaatattgatcctagcgaaaaaacgtagcatttattttataagtaatctcaaatagattatttatgtaaaagatatttttttgctgTAGGCTACCGTTTACGAGCTATTTacggaaaactaaaaaaaaaacgaccctagaacaaattatacgtaactttcccactttaatacattttaaaataattgatcctagcgaaaaagtgcagtgaatattttttgtaaatttttttatgtatgtcgaagagggagagggctaaatgtgtggggctattgatagcgggtggtgggcatggtacctcgatgtattacttcacagccaaaatagtaggtatgctaccaacgcatgaaataaacattcggactcattaaccatactagtgcctactatatttcagtactaaataatcaaaataactaaacgatcttacgatggaatcggattcaattaaaataaaaagatcacatgaaatcgttcaaatctttatttaagtcaaactacaccggctccaaccctacacctctgacccgagaagatttaacccggcaacaaactcggcggggcacatcttttcaaaacaacacatagtttctttattttacaaaaataagcttctaatggcacataagaaatcaaaataacacttggaataaaacacttagctaaacggttaaagaacgtgagaatctataagctttcagaataatccttcaggtataagccttcaggaacgtagcgaattaggcacgagcttggctaacgtccgatctctagcgcggtccgatcaagaagaaggaagccagtcccagtggcggagccaaccgctcccgcctccaattcaagttggtaaacctgcctgaccagtctaccaacataacgacaaaaagcccactcgtgcctacgttcactcaagatacacctcttgacgttccaaagccttctacctgtcatcttagttcaacaatacgccaatagatggtggtgttattcactacgcaactttattatttcgttacaagcaaataatacgtagccaaacattgctaatcaactttatacaggcgtttaaagctatgaactgtaacactgcaatacgtccttctggtgtctcgctccgacatgtagattacttatgtgatagaacattttttgctacgggccaccgtttaagagctatttacgaaaaactataaaaagggaccttaaaacccctccctacccgttagcttcacccccaccccccggtacttttagtatcttgtttaatacatcattacctacacccatgctaaaattggcttacacatgtattatttccgctgtaattccttcgtttggtggcctaATTTATgtttgggattttgaacagtgcgtcaagcgggacgttttggaaactcaaaatcccatacaaaattaacgcaaacgcgttTGGATATCGTAACATTTACGCTTTGTAACTCAACgcgattttattgttatttacgtaaaagataatttattgcTGTGGGCTATCGTTTaaaagttatttacgaaaaacctTAAAACTAAACGAccttagaacaaattatacgtcACTTTCCaaccttaatatatttttaaatattgattaagcgaaaaagtgtactaaatcttttttgtagaaaatattatgtacatttttttttttttttttttttttttttttttttttattacttatgtagtagaagATTTCTTGCTACGGGctaccgtttaagagttatttacgaaaatctataaaaagggaccttaaacctACATACCACCAAACATTATCGAATTCCGACTAAAAATACTACAACAGATTACAAATCGCCCTTTAAAAACCAACACTTGTTCTTTCCCACGCAATTTTTTATTTCGGCCCTCGATTCAGTGAACCAATTATATTAAGTGATAATAGTGTATGATAAAAACTTCCAATCATAGTTGTGTAATAGCTCATAATTTTTATCGTTTGAAAGAACCTGAATAAACATTAATTACTTACGATATCTCGAGCCTCCTATATTTCCtcttaaattatttagtttgtatatTTCCTTCGTCTTTTCTCTTTCTCCTATATTAAAACAGCCACAAAGCCGCCCATGCAATATCCGGGTATCATAAAACCTCCATGACAATATTAAAGTTCGTTATTTGTTCCAAGTAAAAcgcaataaaagcttgtatcggTGAGATAATATTGGATTGGAAACTGAAATAAATCGCGACGGGCAAGTTTTCAAGTTAACGGCTTCAACTTTGAGTCTGGTTGCAATTTACAAAACGTGCCAATTTTGCTACGGCCATACTGAACATGATccaggtctctattgtttcccaaaaagttttaagtcataatgtattgtttgtccgcattttcgttagtcataatttatttggttcagaaacgcgtcaattttcaggattgccataaaacaaatctaacgtaacctaacctatctataggctAACCTTATGAaattcctgaaaagttaacgttgtcagttttatgactaataataatttggcaaacaatacattatgattatgacttaaaacttagacacaaaaaccggccaagtgggagtcggactcgcgttacaagggttccgtacatcacAAGATTTTAAACAATGTTCTTTTTTGacgtgaaacgtgagtgaagtTGCTTATAATGATGTTTAGgggaaataattaaataaatcaattttttataaTCTTATTTAGTGACTACTCGTAAGTCTATGAACGGATTTAAGAACGTAGTGtcaattgacgaccggtctagtccctggcgcacacgacaaaaaattgcgatttacggcaaatgatgatgatggaatttccttttgcagagttgctcttttgactcacagatggatttaggaaggggagccaatcgaatttttgatgcaaaatttttaCTTCAGGGGGGGTGcccccccgaaatttgtaaaaattaaagttttgctatttggtcaagtttggtatcattttcgtgtaactcaaggcTGCTCAATTAATTTCTGATATTcaatttatatggtttcatataaataatttgaaaaaaattaaaaataaaaatttgctattttatttttttcggaataaatgccaaaattttccttattttaatatatacacaaaaaataaacatttcatgaaatagccctactattcctcgttataaaaagtatacacatggaatatttatttctacaaaatgtgaagaaaaaaaaataaaatgtagacctactttcgaccacaagctcaCCGAATAGTAGGGTAGTTTAGCCGGTTTACCGGCCACCTCCGGTTCTCGGCCACTACGTAGTAAAACTGTAATAACATGACAACTTTACcgtatttattgaaaaaattaggGTAGTCGGATAAATTTAGTTGAcattgatagatagatagatagataaatcgtttatttgtttgctgcaacaacacacattttacaaataggtaggtagattaCAAACactacgaaaataaaatatgtacaaaattaaccaataaaaaaaaataaaaaatacttacacaCGAAAAATCGGTTTACCTGCTATACCTGCCATCACCCTGCCATACACTGTGTGCATTGCAGCAAAAACAAAAGGGCTCCGACTCAGCTATACGCTCCACTCTACTGAGCAAAGCACTGATATTCTGCCGGAACCCAGATCACGTACAGTTGACTAAAAAGTGTGAAGTGTGTTATAAGTGTtcagaaataaaatacataaataaaacaaaaataagaattacagtggccataaaataaaataaataaaagtgagAAAGTGCGTAGGGTTTGACTCAAGATCTCCTAGAGATTCTCCGAATTACCGATTAGATCCTGAAATCCGCAACCAAAAAGCCGTATGGTATCCCTGTTTTTTGTTTATCAAGCAGTATCTTTTTAAACTGGTGTTTAAAAGTTAGCTTATTTTTGAGCCGTCTTACAGGTGGAGGGATATCATTCCAGCATTTGGTCGCGAGATATCGGAAACAACCGGTAAATGCAATCGTTCTATGAGGGTACATTTCTAAAAGACAGCGCCGAGTTGACCTAGTGGCATGACGGTTGTGAAATGTTGAAATGTTAATTTTGGAAAAGAGATATTCTggagttttattatttaagacgCCAAAGAGGAGACATGCAAGATGTAGATGTCGCCGAGAGGACATATTCAGTATGGACGATTTGTTCAAATACGGGGTAATGTGGCTTCTAGGGGGTATTGAGTAACAAAATCTATAACACGCATTTTGTACTCTTTGTATTAAGCGACGAGTTTTATGTTGCAGGCGTGGTCCATAAACTATATCACCATAATTCAATTTTGAAAGAATCAGCGATTCACATAAAATCAGGCGGACGTTCTCACTCAAAAGGTAACGGATCTGGTATAAGACCTTTAAGCGAAAGAAACATGACCTCACCAGTTCACCTACGTGTTTTTCGAACCTCAACTGGCTATCAATTACTACACCTAGATTTCTAGCTTCTTCTACGCGATCAATTGCAGAGCCTCTGATACTTAATTGAGGATCACAGTGCAAAATGCGATTAATCTGCGTTTTGGTGCCCATAATCATGTACTTCGACTTAAGAGGGTTTAGTAACAAACAGTTACTTTCAGCCCAGGATGATATGTTTTCGAGATCTTCGTTAATTTTAAAGATTGAATTGGCAATGTCATTACAGCGATCTGAGTAATACAATTGAACGTCATCTGCGTATAAATGATATTTACAGTGCTTGATAACATTAGTTATATCGGCACTATATATAATAAACAGTAAAGGACCCAGTATCGAGCCTTGAGGGACACCGCGAGTTACCGGTCTAGCATCAGATACCAAAAAAGTGCCGTCTTCTTTACATATTTTGACTGACTGAGTACGCCCATCAAGGTAACTTTTGAACCATGAGAGAGACTTTGTATCTACtccataatattttaattttgaaagcaGTAAATCAATATTTATGCAGTCGAAAGCACGAGAAAAGTCCAATAGCACCAAACAAGTCCCTTTGCCTGAGTCTTGCTCTGTAAGAATATTATCCACAACGTCTATCAAGGCCGTCACAGTCCCCATACCCTTGCGAAAACCTGACTGTAATTGAGGCAGAATATTGTTGCCCTCCACATATTTACATAACTGGTCATAAACGGCTTTTTCCAGAATCTTTGAGAGGAAAGGCAATATACTTATAGGTCTAAGGTCCTTGAGTTCACGCGCGTTATCCATCTTAGGTAAAGGTGTAACTAAGGCAGATTTCCACAAAGCAGGCACCTCGCCAGTCAATATAGACCTGTTAATGATTGCTGTAATCACTTTCAGGGTGCGCGGAAGGGTGAGTAGCACCATATCTCGACTAATCACATCAACACCAACTGAATTGGTAGTAATGGACAGTATATATTTACCCACTTCATTCTCATCCACTGGCTTCAAGCCAAACAAAGTATGACCATGGCGGCGGGTTTCAAAGAATAACTGGGTATGAGACGCAACCTTATCATTGCCAGGCACATTCAAAAAATTGTCATTGATCAAATTTGGGTCATTAAAATGACAAGGAAGACTATCTCGGCTGTTAAAATCtgtcaaaacagttttttaagGTTTTTCCAGAGTGCCTTGGAATTTTTGCAATTAGAATTGATATGGTAATTGTAATAGGCTtgtttttcattaaatatacTTTGAGCTAcaagtttttttaattcactATAGTATTGCTTATGGATTTCCAATTTAGACTTACGGTATGCAAGGTGAGCCTCATTTCGCTTTTCTATCATGATTTTGATAGTGTCAGTGATCCACGGTAAATTGGTATTAGGCCTGATTGTGATAGATTTATTAGGAGCATATATGTCAAATAAAGTCagtaacaacaaattaaaagtctCAACCATGCCTTCTACAGAATCAATTTTTAACACTATTTCCCAGTTCACGGCCTGAAGATCCCTATCAAACTTATTCATGTCGATGTCCTTAATTGGcctataagtaattattttcggCACTATCTTGGGTCGTTTAATTGGCAACGTAATTGTTACCATAGCATGACCGAGAGAACCAGTTATGTTAGAGACGCATACATCAGTTACAGGCGCATTGGTACAGATAACATCGAGGAGCGTCTCGTTGTCCACAGAAAAGTGAGTAGGTACCGTTACCACCTGCTCCAACCCTAAGTAGCTAAGAAAGCTCGTAAACTTTGACGTAATACTGTTCGTTGTATCTAgtacattaatattaaaatcccCAAGTAAAACAACAAAGTCATGCTTAGAGAAGTATGTTACAGATTCGGTAAGGGCATCAAAAAACATGTCAACGTTAATCCAGTTGGGACGATAAGCTGTACCTATTATATAACTACGGCGGTTAAGAGAAACAGATAACCAGAGTTGTTCTATATTTGCAACAGGGTGGGTAGATCGGCGCACGCGCACGGTAGTTTTAACATAGAAACCTACCCCGCCACCGCGGCCACCGCGCATCGAAGTGGGTCGCGGAgcatttataaatttatatcCGGGGACACGCGGTGCGCGTTGTTCTTGTCCCTGCCTGATCCACGTCTCGCAAATTGCAACTATATCGGCATCAAATTTGTTCATCGCAACTAGAAAATCGTCATGTCCTGTTGCCAACGAACCCGGGTTATAAAGAGCTAATTTAAGTAGTTTAGTTTTAGACTCAATCACTGGACAATATAACTAGTTATGAGTATATATGCACACATGCATACATACAACATAATGTAATGTATTGTTATGGCGTCACAACCCGGTTTCGTTGCAAATGTAAAAGAAAATAATGTGGTGAAATGTTTTGTTTTGAggttataataatatgtgtatTTCGTAGAGTGAGTGATTATGAGTGTAACGTACAGATAAATTACATGCAAATGTGTATATAAGACTGAGACTATCAAATTTGTTGTTGTTGCAATGCACGCCAGTGTAAAGCAAAGTAAGAGATTACAAAACCAAAAATAGTGTGCACGGACTTCTGGACTAtggatacaaaatacaaaaaacaacAGTTTAGTGATAACTTCAATTGATCcggattttacttttaagacaTCGCGAgaagcaaaaaaatatttatgactgAGAACAAACATCAAGGGAGCCAAAAACACGAGTCAAGTCCATTTCTGTCCTTATACGGTGCCTCGGAGAATCTGTACCCGGCCGTTGGCGCAGATAGATCCTGCCATCCCGCGTCCACGCATATCGCCAGCCATGATGCTCCTTCAGCTGCCGTGCCCTTTGGAATAGCCGTCGATTGAAGGGGGTCAGCCGCTCGTTAACATAGAAGCGGCAACTGTGCCCCGGGAGCCCGGTGCCCTCCGTCGTTGCCCCGCGGCGTACCCTCGCCGCCTGTAGTAGCTGGTCGCGCACAGCGCGGCGCGCCAGCCGTACCACCAGCAGCCGTGGGCGGGACGGCGGACCCTGGACGCCCTCGTCCAACAGCGGCGCACGACCCACACGAGAAGCGTCTACGATGTCGTGCTCAGACAGCGTGACACCGAGTTTCTGCCCTAAGGTGGTCACTATGTGAGTAGTATTTTCTCCTGTATGTTCAGGCACATTAGAAATTTCAATGTCATTGTGTAGCATATCCTGGTCACGGTCATTTAAATCGACTTTCAGCTGAGCAATGGTTTCCAATAGAGAAGCCTCAGTACTATTCTGCCCGTTGGGATGTATGGTCGTGGACTCCAGAGCTTCCACCCGGGCGCACAGATTATCTACCCGGCTATCACAGCTGTCCATCCTTAACGATAAGCCAGTTATTGTTGTACGAAGTGCCATAATATTGCTATTCATCGTCCGCATCTCCTCGCGAAGTAAACGAAATTCCAACACTAGTTGCTGGACATCGGTAAAACATGCAGTGTTTATAGACGCGTCAAACCTGGTAGAATCATTCAAGTGGTGACTGTCCGTGAACGACATATCCATGGTCATGTTACTCATGTTGGCCGGCTCGTGGGTCACCGCGGCCCGAGGGCGGGCGGCACCACGATGAGTAGTTACATTGTCGTTTGCGCCCCGCACCGGTGTATTTGTATTGTCCGACCTGGGTTCAGAACTTTTACATTCTACGCACTTCCATGTATACTTTTGGGACGTAACAATTTGTAAATAGTCTGGGGAAACATTCGCGCACAAAAGACAGTAGGATCGCCGACAGTTAAAGCAGTTTAAAAATCTGTTAtcgttgactgtatttaaacaaCCAGCACAGGTCGCCATTGCAAAGTGTTCTGTATGCGTTGgtaataaagtctatttttcgTTGACTGTCACTGACACCGTTCTATTGCGCACACGCAAATGCTAACAGCTGATTCGTTGACGGCCTGTCAGCTGACCCGCACAATAAAGTTTGTTAAGTCCGGTGACGACGATATTTGACGGCGCTTAGCAGTAGCGCCATCTACCCAAATAAGATTGAACCTACTCCGTTAAACATAGTGGATTTGCTAGCTGATTGCCGTGAGGTAACGGCGCACAacagtggcgccatctatccgatCAAGAGCGAACTTGCTCGCCTGCCGTAGTGGTTCGCTCTAGCGAAGCGTCGTATCGATGGTAGCGGGGCGATCGTTATGACGTAACACTaatcaagtaaaaaataataagaaaaaccTAACGGTCGCCCGCGCACCACGTCCTCGACGAATCGCTAATTGTTGCATTGTACGTCCTAATTTACTTAAGTTCTTAGTAGTTCTTACCTGAATTGATAACGAGTGTGAATAT
It encodes the following:
- the LOC134662620 gene encoding uncharacterized protein LOC134662620, which codes for MSNMTMDMSFTDSHHLNDSTRFDASINTACFTDVQQLVLEFRLLREEMRTMNSNIMALRTTITGLSLRMDSCDSRVDNLCARVEALESTTIHPNGQNSTEASLLETIAQLKVDLNDRDQDMLHNDIEISNVPEHTGENTTHIVTTLGQKLGVTLSEHDIVDASRVGRAPLLDEGVQGPPSRPRLLVVRLARRAVRDQLLQAARVRRGATTEGTGLPGHSCRFYVNERLTPFNRRLFQRARQLKEHHGWRYAWTRDGRIYLRQRPGTDSPRHRIRTEMDLTRVFGSLDVCSQS